The Anaerolineales bacterium sequence GCGCAGGATTTCACGGATGTGCGGCCCCAATTCTGCGATGATGGGTGATGGCTGGCTCGGCTGCCAGAGTCTCTGTGCTTCTTCTACGGGCTGCGGCCAGGACTCGGACGAATGTACGATCTCGCCCGGGCGATCGGCGTTTGCCAGAATTTCCAGGCACTGGCGAAGCACGCGCATTTGCTGCGCTGCATCGTGCGCCCGGCCCAGGGTCTGGCCAAATGGAAATTCGACCGCCAGCGTCCGAGGCACCCCGATTTTCTCCGCCCAGAACGGCATCATCGTCACCAGGATCGTGCACAAACCGGCGTCCTCGAGTGTGCGTGCCAACACGGGCATGTTGATCGCACAATCCGGTCAAGTCGGTGTGAGCAGCACACACTGGACCCCCTCGGAGAGCAGTCGATCGGCGACATTTGGACCGTAGACCTCACGCCACGCACTGGCGTCCGGTGGATACCCCTGGAAACCCATGAACGAATAGGCAAACTCCGCCAGCCCGCCGATCTCTTCCGCCCGCACCAATTCACGCATGCGGTCGATGGGCAGGAGAACGTTGATATCCTCGAGCACCATCTCTTGATTGATGTGCAGATGGCTGATGCGTATCTCACGCAGATCGACGTCTGTCGGAATCGTGCGGAACGTCGGATCTCCCCAGGTGGGCTCTTTCCTTTCTCGTTCGATGTCGAAAGGAGGCTCGCTGCCGGAGCGATAGAGGCCCCCCGAGGTTACCAGCCCGAAGATACATTCTTCCACAGGTCGCGGCAGCGGCGTCCAGGGAATGGGCAGTTCCGGCTCACGCTCGGTCGCCTTATAAAACGCTGCAATGATTCGAGGCAAATATCTAAAACTATCGACCGGCATACAATCCTCCCACTGCCATCCGTGTGAACCTTGCGGGTCATTTGCCTTCGGGTTTGATCGACTACATTCCCGCAGGCCGGATTCATCCCTATTCTAAAGGCAACGACCGGATTATCAAGAATCTTTGAAACCCGGAGTCAGTTTCCATCGCAAAGGCATGCGATCCGGGAAGATCGAGTTGAGTCTGCCAATATTGACGAATTGTATCCACTTTCGTACAATCGTGGTACCCGTGTGCTGACTGGAGCGCCCGATGGTCAACAAGGAACAGCTGATCGACGGTTTTGCCCTCAATCTTTCTCTCATCCGAAGACAGTGTGACGGGCTCGAGCACGAGGACAGTCTGCGGCAGCCTCCTTTTCGCGGTAACTGCCTGAACTGGGTTCTCGGGCACATCCTCGTCGGGCGGGATCGCGTTTTACATCTCCTGGGAGAAAAGCCCACACTCTCGACGGAAGAAAAGAAACACTACGAAACCAATTCCGATCCGATCACGGAGGACAGCGAGGAAAATCTCGAGCTGGCCGATTTGCTGGCCCGTCTGCGATCGGCGCAAGAGCACATCTCGACCGGTCTGCAGCGCGCCACCCCGGAAGATCTCTCGAAAGCGATCGATATAGAAAATCCCACCGTCACGATTGGGAAGGAAATCTTCGGCTTGTACTTCCACGATACCTACCACACGGGGCAAACAGAACTGCTGCGCCAATTGGCCGGCACGAACGACAAGGTTGTGTAGCTGCGTTGAGAAGCTAAATCGGTCGACTCTACGATTCTTCCACCGCCGCTTCCGAAGCCGCCTGGCCTTCATCGAGCGCCTCTTGCGTTTCTTCCTGCTCCGATTCGCCCTTAAAACCGAGATCGATTTCCTCTTCCATGGTGATCTTGCCCCGCAGAAAGGCGCCTTCTTCCGTCGAAAATGAAGTGGTGACGACGTCCCCCCAGATGCGGCCGTTGCGCGTGATCTCGACCTTGCGGGCAGTGATGTCCCCCTTGACGGAGCCGGCGACGACCACCGTCACGGCGCGGATGTGTTCGCAAGTCACACGGCCCCCTTCTCCGACCACGACCAATCCTTGCAGGGAAATATCCCCATCGAAAACCCCCTCGATGCGCACCCCGCCCGTGCCGGAGATCTGCCCTTGCCAAATGATTCCTGGCCCGAGCACGGAGTCCACCCGCTCGGGCACCGGCTGGGTTTCGGCAGGCATGTCGCTCGTTCTACGAAACATTCGACCTCCAGCGTCGTTCGAATGGGAGCATACTCGCTCCGGGAATGGATGTCAATGTGCCGGCAGCCGCATGAATTGCCCGGCTGCCAAAGCACAGAATTATAGATTTACGGCGAATGGATATCCCCTGCGGCGGGCACACCAGCTGCGCTCTCGGCTCTCAGCACGGCGTTCGTGATCGCCCGGGCGACGACCTCGGCGCCGTAAGCGCCGACGAGATTGACGTCCGCTCCCTTCTTGCCGGTGGCGAGAGCGAAGATCGTATCCCCGTCGTACATCGTATGCGCAGGCCGCACCGTACGCGCGACGCCGTCCTGCGCCATCTGCGCCACT is a genomic window containing:
- a CDS encoding polymer-forming cytoskeletal protein; translated protein: MFRRTSDMPAETQPVPERVDSVLGPGIIWQGQISGTGGVRIEGVFDGDISLQGLVVVGEGGRVTCEHIRAVTVVVAGSVKGDITARKVEITRNGRIWGDVVTTSFSTEEGAFLRGKITMEEEIDLGFKGESEQEETQEALDEGQAASEAAVEES
- a CDS encoding glycine/sarcosine/betaine reductase selenoprotein B family protein — translated: MPVDSFRYLPRIIAAFYKATEREPELPIPWTPLPRPVEECIFGLVTSGGLYRSGSEPPFDIERERKEPTWGDPTFRTIPTDVDLREIRISHLHINQEMVLEDINVLLPIDRMRELVRAEEIGGLAEFAYSFMGFQGYPPDASAWREVYGPNVADRLLSEGVQCVLLTPT
- a CDS encoding DinB family protein, whose product is MVNKEQLIDGFALNLSLIRRQCDGLEHEDSLRQPPFRGNCLNWVLGHILVGRDRVLHLLGEKPTLSTEEKKHYETNSDPITEDSEENLELADLLARLRSAQEHISTGLQRATPEDLSKAIDIENPTVTIGKEIFGLYFHDTYHTGQTELLRQLAGTNDKVV